The Streptomyces rubradiris genome contains the following window.
GAAATCGGCGAGCGACAGCAACGCGTCGAGTTCGGTCATCGGGGTCTCCGGCGGGTTCACCAGATGCCCTGGATGGCCGGGATCGGCGGGATGACGCGTGATCCGCCCATCATCTGCAGTACCGAACGGGGAACGGACTGGATGGAGTAGAACCGGCGCAGCCACCGGTCCTGCCCGTCGTAGCGGGGGGTGAACGCCGACCGTCCGTGCGCCGCGACGTGGTTGTCCAGCAGGGCGCAGTCGCCCGGCTGCATGATCACCTCGTGGCAGACCTCCTCCAGTGCCTCGGCCAGCGCGCGCAGGGCGGCGCGGCCCGCCTTGCTCAGGGAGACGGTGTTGTGTGAGTTGAAGCGCATGAGCGGTTTGCCGGCGTCGCCGAAGAGGACCGGGTGGGGGCCGGCCGGCGCGGGTTCCACGGTGCTGTCCCGGGTGAAGGAGCCCGGGTAGTTGCTGTAGAACTGGCATTCCCGCAGGACGTCCAGGGTCGACGGCTTGAGCCGCTCGACGGCCTCCCGGACGGAGGAGACGCGGGTCGCGGCGACCTTGTCGTGGTCCTGCCGCAGGCAGATCAGGCCGATGAAGTCCGGGCGCAGGGC
Protein-coding sequences here:
- a CDS encoding TauD/TfdA family dioxygenase, whose protein sequence is MTAALLELNDQERSVMWERAEQIVHQGPDAVRPDDLPERVRQAVRRFGEDSGTTGFLLLRGLEVGELPPTHSDGEPATLPGHGTAGLAMIIAETLGTMIGYADEKNGDLVHNVQPLPGEETRIEGSGSVAFDFHIENVHHALRPDFIGLICLRQDHDKVAATRVSSVREAVERLKPSTLDVLRECQFYSNYPGSFTRDSTVEPAPAGPHPVLFGDAGKPLMRFNSHNTVSLSKAGRAALRALAEALEEVCHEVIMQPGDCALLDNHVAAHGRSAFTPRYDGQDRWLRRFYSIQSVPRSVLQMMGGSRVIPPIPAIQGIW